One genomic window of Magnolia sinica isolate HGM2019 chromosome 3, MsV1, whole genome shotgun sequence includes the following:
- the LOC131239724 gene encoding (RS)-norcoclaurine 6-O-methyltransferase-like has translation MEVQKSDQSAQAKIWKFIYGFVDTLVLRSAIELGIADIINNHGEPITLSDLATQLPVQPTNTNNLFRIMRYLVHVKLFTKEVDDDGTVRYGLQPAAKFILKGWDRSMVPAIIAITDKDFMSPWHYLKDGLAGGRTTAFEKALGKGIWDYMAENPAQNQLFNEAMACDTRLLTSALIRDCKDMFNGMKSLIDIGGGTGTALRAIAKAFPHMKCTVFDLPHVIADSPNYPEVDRVEGDMFKSIPSADAILMKCILHDWADDECIKILKQCKEAVPRDGGKVIIVDIVLDMDPVHPYNNMRLCMDLDMMLNTGGKERTEEEWKKLILSAGFSGYKIKHISAVQSVIEAYPY, from the exons ATGGAGGTCCAAAAATCTGATCAATCTGCCCAAGCTAAGATATGGAAATTCATATACGGATTCGTCGATACGCTTGTTCTCCGGTCTGCCATCGAACTCGGCATTGCAGACATCATCAACAACCACGGCGAGCCGATCACCCTCTCCGACTTGGCCACACAACTTCCGGTGCAGCCCACCAACACCAACAACTTGTTTCGCATAATGCGGTACTTGGTGCACGTGAAATTGTTCACCAAAGAAGTCGATGACGACGGGACGGTGAGATATGGGCTACAACCGGCGGCTAAGTTCATATTGAAAGGGTGGGACAGGAGCATGGTCCCAGCCATAATCGCGATCACGGATAAAGATTTTATGTCTCCTTGGCATTACCTTAAGGACGGTCTGGCCGGAGGCAGGACTACTGCATTCGAGAAAGCCTTGGGGAAGGGAATTTGGGATTACATGGCGGAGAACCCAGCGCAGAATCAGTTGTTCAATGAGGCGATGGCGTGTGATACGCGGCTGTTGACGTCGGCTTTGATCAGGGACTGTAAGGATATGTTTAATGGAATGAAGTCGCTGATCGACATTGGTGGTGGCACAGGCACCGCGTTGCGAGCCATCGCCAAGGCCTTCCCTCACATGAAGTGCACCGTCTTCGATCTCCCACACGTCATAGCCGATTCGCCGAATTACCCAGAGGTCGACCGTGTTGAGGGCGACATGTTCAAATCCATTCCCAGTGCCGACGCCATTTTAATGAAG TGCATCCTCCATGATTGGGCCGATGACGAATGCATTAAGATCCTGAAACAATGCAAAGAAGCGGTCCCGCGAGACGGTGGGAAGGTGATAATTGTCGACATTGTGTTGGACATGGACCCTGTGCATCCATACAACAATATGAGGCTGTGCATGGATTTGGACATGATGCTTAATACTGGAGGGAAGGAGAGGACTGAGGAAGAATGGAAGAAGCTCATCCTGAGTGCCGGATTCAGTGGGTACAAGATCAAGCATATATCAGCTGTTCAATCTGTCATTGAGGCATACCCCTATTAG